From a region of the Malania oleifera isolate guangnan ecotype guangnan chromosome 12, ASM2987363v1, whole genome shotgun sequence genome:
- the LOC131144054 gene encoding uncharacterized protein LOC131144054 has protein sequence MNLGVSIESRCVYRVLICPLRVSEFQSSPDLSFVSLRVLVESQFVYRFPLSLRAPHLIPLSLASDFLSRRAPATPEATHLLSRVPFASTRPHLHNHLPPPQLHLRAPTPERPSLSPRSGLSTCNQDHPLPPSQPSSSHHLSPLKLPSTTHHHHVPATPTPTTPYQQPNLNRPVSLTLSSLGFCHNSHHTAHTSPPFLSISLSASPSPSPFLPLNSFASPNHHPQHHHLPYLPVDLATNLPLLTTSRFQSPNTNLQPKLHPHPSATEPAAPADTPELYSPRPHLSGLLWHHRSHHCQSPFADPTLLGRKVLVRMSE, from the exons ATGAACCTCGGAGTTTCAATTGAGTCACGGTGCGTCTACCGAGTCCTGATTTGTCCTTTGCGAGTCTCGGAGTTTCAATCGAGTCCTGATTTGTCCTTTGTGAGTCTCAGAGTTTTAGTTGAATCCCAGTTTGTCTACCGGTTTCCG CTCTCTCTTCGGGCTCCCCATTTGATACCTCTCTCTCTCGCCTCTGATTTTCTCTCTCGCCGAGCCCCAGCAACACCAGAAGCTACCCATCTCCTCTCTCGGGTCCCTTTTGCAAGCACCAGACCACATCTCCATAACCACCTGCCGCCACCACAGCTCCACCTGAGAGCCCCAACACCAGAACGCCCGAGCCTCTCGCCCAGATCCGGACTGAGCACCTGCAACCAGGACCACCCTCTTCCTCCATCGCAACCCAGTAGCTCCCACCACCTGTCACCTCTCAAACTCCCGAGCACCACCCACCATCACCACGTACCTGCAACACCAACTCCGACAACACCCTATCAGCAGCCAAACCTCAATCGCCctgtctctctcactctctcatctCTCGGATTCTGTCACAACAGCCACCACACGGCCCACACCAGCCCTCCatttctctccatctctctctcagcctctccttCACCATCTCCTTTTCTTCCTCTAAACTCCTTCGCAAGCCCCAACCACCATCCTCAACACCATCACCTGCCATACCTCCCTGTAGATCTAGCCACCAACCTCCCTCTTCTCACCACCTCTCGGTTCCAGTCCCCGAACACCAATCTCCAGCCGAAGCTGCATCCTCATCCAAGCGCCACTGAACCAGCAGCACCTGCAGACACACCCGAGCTCTACTCTCCCCGGCCACACCTCTCGGGTCTCCTCTGGCACCACCGAAGCCACCATTGCCAGTCACCCTTCGCAGATCCCACTCTCTTG GGTCGTAAGGTGCTTGTGAGAATGTCTGAATGA